In one Nicotiana tomentosiformis chromosome 6, ASM39032v3, whole genome shotgun sequence genomic region, the following are encoded:
- the LOC104086523 gene encoding uncharacterized protein isoform X4 has product MIWCMQIFSDLKRNSSNKKSNGTPMKKLIAQEMSKEINSCQNPPSVVAKLMGLDAFPMRRSVSAARSHFGGHSRSHTDSSFSYCQHENGSLMEEMHNVNQYAEQNEYKDVYEVWQPPTKINCVRSKSPQKAKDDETSIDKKVAFVRQKFIEAKCLSIDGKLRQSKEFQEALEVLSSNTDLFLKFLQEPNPMFSQHLHNLKSVPPPPETKRITVLKPSKMVDNSRFGESGNTNEKEMKRATQVGQGNRVDKSHCASSPPAAGWNIDENPAQPTRIVVLKPSPSKTHNCRAASSPPSASPRASETETKFVNIEDNEAEDSGEVAIGITQKMRENPGGHRRDETLLSSVSSNGYIGDESSFNKSENEYVAGNLSDSEVISPVSRHSWDYINRFGGPYSCSSVSRASYSPESSVSKEAKKRLSERWATVASNGSCQEQRHLRRNSSTLGEMLALSDSKKAGGIEQESSKEEPRTSNSNSMSNSNCDESLDQSPRNLSRSKSVPVSSAAFGTQLNVDVRGPDTGKNNLPKDTTKPRSTKLSLKNLLFSRNKKPSKDGVNHWQSSDEMQSGDKSSHCSAKVDKDKSEYLNVPGLECSSADVDKSPGKLFSQNLFGERDIISPEQVGLFVSKSLPSGNQCESQDQPSPISVLETTFEEDEHPAHISFGRTKPDHHGGELSVDPIRCNLIDKSPPIGSIARTLSWNDSCVDTASSVCLRPSASIQRTEEEEKEWFSFVQTLLTAAGLNEVQSDAFLLMWHSPESPLDPSLREKYVDLNEQDVLHEARRRRRRSIRKLVFDCVNAALMEIAGYGPDTCQRAIPYSGVSNNLPEGGAKLILVDQVWTRMKEWFSSEVKYLSDDGGDGNSLVVDGMVRKEVVGKGWLQYLRLELDNVGMEIERKLLEELVHESIVELTGRV; this is encoded by the exons ATG ATATGGTGCATGCAGATTTTTTCAGATTTGAAGAGAAACAGTTCAAACAAGAAATCAAATGGAACACCGATGAAGAAGCTTATAGCCCAAGAAATGTCCAAGGAAATAAACTCTTGTCAGAATCCACCTAGTGTTGTTGCCAAGTTGATGGGTCTTGATGCTTTTCCTATGCGGAGATCTGTTTCAGCTGCACGAAGTCATTTTGGAGGTCATTCACGAAGTCATACTGATTCCTCGTTCAGTTATTGCCAGCACGAAAATGGCTCCTTGATGGAAGAAATGCATAATGTTAATCAATATGCAGAGCAGAATGAATATAAGGATGTCTATGAAGTTTGGCAGCCACCCACGAAGATAAATTGTGTGAGAAGCAAATCTCCCCAAAAGGCAAAAGACGATGAAACCAGTATTGACAAGAAGGTAGCTTTTGTTCGTCAGAAGTTCATTGAAGCTAAATGCCTCTCTATAGATGGAAAACTTCGCCAGTCTAAAGAATTCCAAGAAGCATTGGAGGTTTTAAGTTCCAACACAGATCTATTCCTCAAGTTTCTGCAAGAACCCAATCCTATGTTTTCGCAGCATTTACATAACTTGAAGTCTGTACCTCCTCCTCCTGAGACAAAGCGAATAACTGTTCTTAAACCATCAAAGATGGTGGATAATAGTAGATTTGGTGAATCAGGAAACACAAATGAAAAAGAGATGAAGAGAGCCACCCAGGTGGGTCAGGGAAACAGGGTAGACAAAAGCCACTGTGCGAGTTCCCCTCCTGCAGCAGGTTGGAATATTGACGAAAATCCTGCTCAACCGACAAGGATAGTGGTGTTGAAACCAAGCCCTAGCAAGACCCACAACTGCCGGGCTGCAAGTTCTCCACCTTCAGCATCACCAAGAGCATCAGAAACTGAAACGAAATTTGTGAACATAGAGGATAATGAAGCTGAGGACTCAGGAGAAGTGGCAATAGGCATTACACAGAAGATGCGAGAAAATCCTGGTGGACATAGAAGGGATGAAACCTTGCTTTCTTCTGTGTCTTCCAATGGCTACATTGGTGATGAGAGTTCATTTAACAAGTCTGAAAATGAGTATGTAGCAGGAAATCTCAGTGATTCAGAAGTCATATCACCAGTTTCTAGGCACTCTTGGGATTACATTAATAGATTTGGCGGCCCTTATTCTTGCTCCTCCGTGAGCCGTGCATCTTATTCCCCAGAATCTTCCGTTTCTAAAGAAGCCAAGAAGCGACTTTCAGAGAGATGGGCAACGGTGGCATCTAATGGAAGTTGTCAAGAACAAAGACATCTGCGCAGAAACTCCAGTACATTAGGCGAGATGCTTGCTCTTTCTGACTCGAAGAAGGCCGGAGGAATAGAGCAGGAAAGTAGCAAAGAAGAACCCAGAACTTCAAATTCCAACTCGATGAGTAATTCCAACTGTGATGAAAGTTTGGATCAGTCACCTAGAAACCTCTCAAGGTCTAAATCTGTTCCTGTATCTTCTGCTGCATTTGGTACGCAGTTGAATGTGGATGTTCGAGGTCCTGATACAGGAAAAAACAACCTTCCCAAAGACACAACAAAGCCAAGAAGCACAAAACTGTCACTGAAAAATCTATTGTTCTCAAGGAACAAAAAACCAAGCAAAGACGGCGTGAACCATTGGCAATCCAGCGATGAAATGCAGTCTGGTGACAAGTCTTCACATTGTTCTGCAAAAGTTGACAAAGATAAAAGTGAATACCTTAATGTTCCAGGGCTTGAGTGCTCATCAGCTGACGTTGATAAATCACCAGGCAAACTATTTTCCCAGAATTTGTTTGGCGAGCGGGACATAATCTCTCCTGAG CAGGTTGGGCTATTTGTATCAAAATCTTTGCCCTCGGGAAACCAGTGTGAGAGCCAGGACCAACCAAGTCCTATATCTGTTTTGGAGACAACATTTGAAGAGGATGAACATCCAGCACATATATCCTTTGGCAGGACTAAGCCAGATCATCATG GTGGTGAGTTGTCTGTTGACCCTATAAGGTGCAATCTGATTGACAAATCTCCTCCAATAGGATCAATTGCTCGTACTCTGTCATGGAATGATTCCTGTGTAGATACAGCCAGTTCAGTTTGTTTAAGACCGTCTGCATCCATTCAGCGAAcagaggaagaagaaaaagaatggtTCTCTTTTGTTCAAACATTATTAACGGCAGCTGGCCTTAATGAAGTGCAATCTGATGCATTCTTGTTGATGTGGCATTCGCCTGAAAGCCCTTTGGATCCATCGCTAAGAGAAAAATATGTTGATCTGAACGAGCAGGATGTACTACACGAGGCCAGGCGAAGACGAAGGAGATCAATCCGAAAACTTGTATTTGATTGTGTAAATGCAGCACTGATGGAAATTGCAGGATATGGGCCAGACACTTGCCAAAGAGCCATACCTTATAGTGGGGTCAGTAATAATCTCCCAGAAGGAGGAGCTAAATTGATATTGGTAGACCAGGTGTGGACCCGAATGAAGGAATGGTTTTCGAGCGAGGTGAAATATCTCTCCGATGATGGTGGGGATGGAAACAGCCTGGTGGTGGATGGAATGGTGAGGAAGGAGGTAGTGGGGAAGGGGTGGCTTCAATATTTGAGATTAGAATTAGATAATGTAGGAATGGAAATTGAAAGGAAGTTGCTGGAAGAGCTTGTGCATGAATCCATCGTTGAATTGACAGGTAGAGTGTGA
- the LOC104086523 gene encoding uncharacterized protein isoform X2, which produces MNGFQNGKNSNLDKPFPGCLGRMVNLFDLNSGVAGNRMLTDKPHGSLSRSQSDVVRAYPSEDQIEGKMIWCMQIFSDLKRNSSNKKSNGTPMKKLIAQEMSKEINSCQNPPSVVAKLMGLDAFPMRRSVSAARSHFGGHSRSHTDSSFSYCQHENGSLMEEMHNVNQYAEQNEYKDVYEVWQPPTKINCVRSKSPQKAKDDETSIDKKVAFVRQKFIEAKCLSIDGKLRQSKEFQEALEVLSSNTDLFLKFLQEPNPMFSQHLHNLKSVPPPPETKRITVLKPSKMVDNSRFGESGNTNEKEMKRATQVGQGNRVDKSHCASSPPAAGWNIDENPAQPTRIVVLKPSPSKTHNCRAASSPPSASPRASETETKFVNIEDNEAEDSGEVAIGITQKMRENPGGHRRDETLLSSVSSNGYIGDESSFNKSENEYVAGNLSDSEVISPVSRHSWDYINRFGGPYSCSSVSRASYSPESSVSKEAKKRLSERWATVASNGSCQEQRHLRRNSSTLGEMLALSDSKKAGGIEQESSKEEPRTSNSNSMSNSNCDESLDQSPRNLSRSKSVPVSSAAFGTQLNVDVRGPDTGKNNLPKDTTKPRSTKLSLKNLLFSRNKKPSKDGVNHWQSSDEMQSGDKSSHCSAKVDKDKSEYLNVPGLECSSADVDKSPGKLFSQNLFGERDIISPEVGLFVSKSLPSGNQCESQDQPSPISVLETTFEEDEHPAHISFGRTKPDHHGGELSVDPIRCNLIDKSPPIGSIARTLSWNDSCVDTASSVCLRPSASIQRTEEEEKEWFSFVQTLLTAAGLNEVQSDAFLLMWHSPESPLDPSLREKYVDLNEQDVLHEARRRRRRSIRKLVFDCVNAALMEIAGYGPDTCQRAIPYSGVSNNLPEGGAKLILVDQVWTRMKEWFSSEVKYLSDDGGDGNSLVVDGMVRKEVVGKGWLQYLRLELDNVGMEIERKLLEELVHESIVELTGRV; this is translated from the exons ATGAATGGGTTTCAGAATGGTAAAAATAGCAATCTTGATAAACCTTTTCCAGGATGCTTGGGACGAATGGTGAACCTTTTCGATTTGAATTCTGGGGTGGCAGGAAACAGGATGCTTACAGATAAACCACATG GTTCTCTTTCAAGGAGCCAATCAGATGTTGTCAGGGCGTATCCTTCTGAGGATCAAATAGAGGGAAAAATG ATATGGTGCATGCAGATTTTTTCAGATTTGAAGAGAAACAGTTCAAACAAGAAATCAAATGGAACACCGATGAAGAAGCTTATAGCCCAAGAAATGTCCAAGGAAATAAACTCTTGTCAGAATCCACCTAGTGTTGTTGCCAAGTTGATGGGTCTTGATGCTTTTCCTATGCGGAGATCTGTTTCAGCTGCACGAAGTCATTTTGGAGGTCATTCACGAAGTCATACTGATTCCTCGTTCAGTTATTGCCAGCACGAAAATGGCTCCTTGATGGAAGAAATGCATAATGTTAATCAATATGCAGAGCAGAATGAATATAAGGATGTCTATGAAGTTTGGCAGCCACCCACGAAGATAAATTGTGTGAGAAGCAAATCTCCCCAAAAGGCAAAAGACGATGAAACCAGTATTGACAAGAAGGTAGCTTTTGTTCGTCAGAAGTTCATTGAAGCTAAATGCCTCTCTATAGATGGAAAACTTCGCCAGTCTAAAGAATTCCAAGAAGCATTGGAGGTTTTAAGTTCCAACACAGATCTATTCCTCAAGTTTCTGCAAGAACCCAATCCTATGTTTTCGCAGCATTTACATAACTTGAAGTCTGTACCTCCTCCTCCTGAGACAAAGCGAATAACTGTTCTTAAACCATCAAAGATGGTGGATAATAGTAGATTTGGTGAATCAGGAAACACAAATGAAAAAGAGATGAAGAGAGCCACCCAGGTGGGTCAGGGAAACAGGGTAGACAAAAGCCACTGTGCGAGTTCCCCTCCTGCAGCAGGTTGGAATATTGACGAAAATCCTGCTCAACCGACAAGGATAGTGGTGTTGAAACCAAGCCCTAGCAAGACCCACAACTGCCGGGCTGCAAGTTCTCCACCTTCAGCATCACCAAGAGCATCAGAAACTGAAACGAAATTTGTGAACATAGAGGATAATGAAGCTGAGGACTCAGGAGAAGTGGCAATAGGCATTACACAGAAGATGCGAGAAAATCCTGGTGGACATAGAAGGGATGAAACCTTGCTTTCTTCTGTGTCTTCCAATGGCTACATTGGTGATGAGAGTTCATTTAACAAGTCTGAAAATGAGTATGTAGCAGGAAATCTCAGTGATTCAGAAGTCATATCACCAGTTTCTAGGCACTCTTGGGATTACATTAATAGATTTGGCGGCCCTTATTCTTGCTCCTCCGTGAGCCGTGCATCTTATTCCCCAGAATCTTCCGTTTCTAAAGAAGCCAAGAAGCGACTTTCAGAGAGATGGGCAACGGTGGCATCTAATGGAAGTTGTCAAGAACAAAGACATCTGCGCAGAAACTCCAGTACATTAGGCGAGATGCTTGCTCTTTCTGACTCGAAGAAGGCCGGAGGAATAGAGCAGGAAAGTAGCAAAGAAGAACCCAGAACTTCAAATTCCAACTCGATGAGTAATTCCAACTGTGATGAAAGTTTGGATCAGTCACCTAGAAACCTCTCAAGGTCTAAATCTGTTCCTGTATCTTCTGCTGCATTTGGTACGCAGTTGAATGTGGATGTTCGAGGTCCTGATACAGGAAAAAACAACCTTCCCAAAGACACAACAAAGCCAAGAAGCACAAAACTGTCACTGAAAAATCTATTGTTCTCAAGGAACAAAAAACCAAGCAAAGACGGCGTGAACCATTGGCAATCCAGCGATGAAATGCAGTCTGGTGACAAGTCTTCACATTGTTCTGCAAAAGTTGACAAAGATAAAAGTGAATACCTTAATGTTCCAGGGCTTGAGTGCTCATCAGCTGACGTTGATAAATCACCAGGCAAACTATTTTCCCAGAATTTGTTTGGCGAGCGGGACATAATCTCTCCTGAG GTTGGGCTATTTGTATCAAAATCTTTGCCCTCGGGAAACCAGTGTGAGAGCCAGGACCAACCAAGTCCTATATCTGTTTTGGAGACAACATTTGAAGAGGATGAACATCCAGCACATATATCCTTTGGCAGGACTAAGCCAGATCATCATG GTGGTGAGTTGTCTGTTGACCCTATAAGGTGCAATCTGATTGACAAATCTCCTCCAATAGGATCAATTGCTCGTACTCTGTCATGGAATGATTCCTGTGTAGATACAGCCAGTTCAGTTTGTTTAAGACCGTCTGCATCCATTCAGCGAAcagaggaagaagaaaaagaatggtTCTCTTTTGTTCAAACATTATTAACGGCAGCTGGCCTTAATGAAGTGCAATCTGATGCATTCTTGTTGATGTGGCATTCGCCTGAAAGCCCTTTGGATCCATCGCTAAGAGAAAAATATGTTGATCTGAACGAGCAGGATGTACTACACGAGGCCAGGCGAAGACGAAGGAGATCAATCCGAAAACTTGTATTTGATTGTGTAAATGCAGCACTGATGGAAATTGCAGGATATGGGCCAGACACTTGCCAAAGAGCCATACCTTATAGTGGGGTCAGTAATAATCTCCCAGAAGGAGGAGCTAAATTGATATTGGTAGACCAGGTGTGGACCCGAATGAAGGAATGGTTTTCGAGCGAGGTGAAATATCTCTCCGATGATGGTGGGGATGGAAACAGCCTGGTGGTGGATGGAATGGTGAGGAAGGAGGTAGTGGGGAAGGGGTGGCTTCAATATTTGAGATTAGAATTAGATAATGTAGGAATGGAAATTGAAAGGAAGTTGCTGGAAGAGCTTGTGCATGAATCCATCGTTGAATTGACAGGTAGAGTGTGA